A single genomic interval of Mangifera indica cultivar Alphonso chromosome 5, CATAS_Mindica_2.1, whole genome shotgun sequence harbors:
- the LOC123216664 gene encoding nuclear transport factor 2-like: protein MASTVQPTPVPAPTADVVGNAFVHQYYLILHQSPEHVHRFYQNVSKLGRPEENGVMSITTTMQAINDKILSLHNRDFSTEIMTVDAQESYNGGVLVLVTGYLTEKNNVRQKFTQSFFLAPQEKGYFVLNDVFRYVDEANYDGNHASVNDVELPVTPDQGGSLVHGTCVSDQTAVLSGEVNNEGIRDSNENGYNTVEEEETPVTEVVDEVPDDTHMVAESNSKMEEVAKKSYASIVMKDSAVSMSSPPSSLRSIMKGQEQQPNSASPPAQVPEKPVSSVNATENGNNPEGGAEGPSIYLKGLPVSATHSILENEFKKFGTIRSGGIQIKTQKGFCFGFVEFEEEVSVQNAIEASPMMISGRRVIVEPKKSTRGGNRGWFSSGPGNGYRNDGARGRGNYGASRGYGRGDFGNRNEYENRSGNRGGFSNRGGDGYRRTDQMGGTGGRINRVGRMTVNAATKNVAPRVPAPA, encoded by the exons ATGGCGTCTACGGTTCAGCCTACTCCAGTTCCAGCTCCTACTGCTGATGTT GTGGGGAATGCATTTGTTCACCAATACTACCTTATTTTACACCAGTCGCCCGAGCATGTTCATCGATTTTACCAGAATGTTAGTAAGCTTGGTCGCCCAGAAGAAAATGGGGTCATGAGTATCACAACCACAATGCAA GCTATCAATGATAAGATACTTTCACTCCATAATCGAGATTTCAGCACTGAGATAATGACTGTGGATGCACAAGAATCTTACAATGGGGGAGTTCTTGTTCTTGTGACTGGGTATTTGACTGAAAAGAACAATGTGAGGCAAAAATTTACTCAGAGTTTCTTCCTGGCTCCTCAAGAAAAGGGCTACTTTGTTCTGAATGATGTCTTTAGATATGTAGATGAGGCTAACTATGATGGAAACCATGCTTCTGTTAATGATGTTGAATTGCCTGTTACTCCTGACCAAG GCGGCTCTCTAGTGCACGGGACTTGTGTTTCTGATCAAACAGCTGTTTTATCAGGGGAAGTCAACAATGAGGGCATTCGTGATTCCAATGAAAATGGGTACAACACAGTTGAAGAAGAGGAGACTCCGGTAACTGAGGTTGTTGATGAGGTTCCAGATGATACACACATGGTTGCTGAATCTAACTCTAAAATGGAAGAAGTGGCGAAGAAGTCGTATGCCTCAATT GTTATGAAGGACAGTGCTGTCTCTATGTCATCCCCTCCATCTTCTCTAAGGTCTATAATGAAGGGCCAGGAGCAACAACCTAACTCTGCATCGCCTCCAGCTCAGGTTCCGGAGAAACCTGTTTCGAGTGTCAATGCTACTGAAAATGGGAATAACCCCGAGGGTGGAG CTGAGGGTCCATCTATCTATCTTAAAGGTCTGCCTGTGAGTGCCACACATTCCATACTTGAGAATGAGTTCAAGAAGTTTGGAACTATAAGGAGTGGTGGTATTCAAATTAAAACCCAAAAG GGATTTTGTTTTGGCTTTGTTGAATTTGAAGAGGAAGTCTCTGTGCAAAATGCAATAGAG GCATCTCCCATGATGATCAGTGGGCGACGAGTCATTGTTGAACCGAAGAAGTCAACTCGAG GAGGAAATAGGGGATGGTTTTCATCAGGACCGGGAAATGGATATAGGAATGATGGAGCCAGAGGGCGTGGAAACTATGGAGCTAGCAGAGGCTATGGCCGGGGTGATTTTGGTAACAGGAATGAGTATGAAAACAGGAGTGGCAATAGGGGAGGATTTTCTAACCGTGGAGGTGATGGATACCGGAGGACTGATCAGATGGGGGGCACCGGTGGTCGCATCAACCGCGTTGGCAGGATGACTGTTAATGCGGCAACTAAAAATGTAGCACCACGTGTACCTGCTCCTGCATGA